One Triticum dicoccoides isolate Atlit2015 ecotype Zavitan chromosome 4B, WEW_v2.0, whole genome shotgun sequence genomic window carries:
- the LOC119296292 gene encoding protein transport protein Sec61 subunit alpha-like, producing the protein MPDCNSVMSAGIMPLVLSEAVLHFLLWCKVLRANNPEDRMLLSRVQKLVGIIFAADFSVCRVLISPILGKLTLGQSILIVLQHFFGSVIVIYLDDLLKKGYGFLSSIPLFSATDICTSIFWKAFSPCIIKLYGGQHGDQHGEALTSSLIHRFVGNGNYKLSSMHKVYGCRDLPEMASVLSTCAFFLLVLSLQGFHATLPLRSSEVPSMQMNYAIKLSYLSFAPLLFQDVMAIFLYIISELLYVKFGEKNKVVILLGKWKKSRYFGQAVQSVA; encoded by the exons ATGCCCGACTGCAACTCCGTCATGTCTGCTGGGATCATGCCCCTCGTTCTGTCTGAGGCGGTGCTTCATTTCCTGCTGTGGTGTAAGGTTCTTAGAGCAAACAATCCTGAGGACCGGATGCTCCT GAGTCGGGTGCAGAAGTTGGTTGGGATAATTTTTGCCGCTGATTTCTCAGTCTGCAGGGTGCTAATCTCACCTATCTTGGGCAAACTGACCTTAGGGCAGTCAATTCTGATCGTGCTTCAGCATTTCTTTGGAAGTGTCATCGTCATTTATCTTGATGATCTCCTTAAAAAGGGATATGGGTTTCTTTCGAGTATCCCCTTGTTCAGTGCCACCGACATTTG TACAAGTATTTTCTGGAAAGCTTTTAGCCCCTGTATCATAAAGCTATACGGTGGGCAGCATGGTGATCAACATGGGGAAGCTCTCACTTCCTCCCTTATTCATCGATTCGTTGGTAATGGAAACTACAAATTGTCTTCGATGCATAAGGTGTACGGATGTCGAGACCTCCCGGAGATGGCTAGTGTGCTTTCCACGTGCGCCTTCTTTCTACTCGTCCTCAGCCTGCAAGGCTTCCATGCCACGTTGCCACTGAGATCCAGTGAGGTGCCTAGTATGCAAATGAACTATGCCATCAAGCTTTCCTACCTGTCCTTTGCACCCCTACTCTTCCAGGATGTAATGGCCATATTCCTATACATCATCTCAGAG TTGCTGTACGTGAAGTTTGGTGAAAAGAACAAGGTGGTCATTTTGCTGGGCAAATGGAAGAAATCCAGATATTTTGGGCAAGCAGTCCAGTCAGTGGCTTAG